One genomic window of Nitrosomonas sp. Is35 includes the following:
- the hpf gene encoding ribosome hibernation-promoting factor, HPF/YfiA family, which yields MEVTLQITTRDIPHSEALESHIREKAEKLEKFYPHITSCRIVVELPHKHHHQGRMFDVHIDMTVPGSEIVVNRVANEDVYVAVRDAFDAAKRQLEDHARK from the coding sequence ATGGAAGTCACACTGCAAATCACCACGCGCGATATCCCCCACTCCGAAGCGCTTGAAAGTCATATCCGCGAAAAAGCGGAAAAGCTGGAAAAGTTTTATCCGCACATCACGAGCTGCCGGATCGTCGTCGAGCTCCCGCACAAACACCACCATCAGGGCCGGATGTTTGACGTGCACATCGACATGACGGTACCCGGCAGCGAAATCGTGGTCAATCGTGTGGCCAATGAAGATGTCTACGTCGCAGTGCGCGATGCCTTCGACGCCGCCAAGCGTCAACTGGAGGATCACGCCCGCAAATAA
- the truB gene encoding tRNA pseudouridine(55) synthase TruB, whose amino-acid sequence MTKPAKRNISGVLLLDKPLNISSNKAIQIAKHLFSATKCGHTGTLDPMATGLLPVCFGEATKFSSVLLGANKTYETTLKLGFMSTTGDAEGEISQVAATAPNPAFSECEHVIQGFIGPIMQTPPMYSALKHQGKPLYAYARNGENIERQAREVIIHGIQIQSLLHNELQLTIQCGTGTYIRTLAEDIGKALGSGGAYLLSLRRTAIDRFPVSQAHTLPALEEMSAIERDACLLPADCLLQAYPAVTLDDQPALLLQQGRTVEYQPDSDAIPAGKVIRLYNRQHFMGLGEITANQEIMAKRLLSNSYWSEMTV is encoded by the coding sequence TTGACTAAGCCAGCAAAACGCAATATCAGCGGTGTCCTGTTATTGGATAAACCGCTCAATATTTCATCCAACAAAGCCATCCAGATCGCCAAGCATCTTTTCTCCGCAACCAAATGCGGACATACCGGCACACTGGATCCCATGGCGACCGGGTTGCTTCCAGTCTGTTTTGGCGAAGCCACCAAATTCTCATCGGTGCTGCTGGGCGCCAATAAAACCTACGAAACAACCTTGAAACTGGGTTTTATGAGCACCACGGGCGATGCGGAAGGCGAAATCAGTCAAGTGGCCGCAACCGCCCCTAACCCGGCTTTCTCCGAATGCGAACACGTCATACAGGGTTTTATAGGCCCCATCATGCAGACCCCACCCATGTACAGCGCACTGAAACATCAAGGAAAACCGCTGTATGCCTATGCCAGAAACGGCGAAAACATTGAACGGCAGGCGCGTGAAGTCATCATTCACGGAATACAAATCCAGTCATTACTGCACAATGAATTGCAATTGACTATTCAATGCGGCACCGGTACTTACATCCGGACACTGGCGGAAGATATCGGCAAGGCGCTGGGAAGCGGCGGCGCGTACCTGCTGAGTTTGCGCCGTACCGCTATCGATCGTTTCCCGGTATCTCAAGCGCACACGCTACCGGCGCTGGAGGAAATGAGCGCTATCGAGAGAGATGCATGTTTACTGCCGGCCGATTGTTTATTGCAGGCATACCCGGCAGTCACGCTGGACGATCAGCCGGCATTACTGCTGCAACAAGGCCGCACCGTGGAATATCAACCGGATAGCGACGCTATACCGGCCGGAAAAGTCATACGCTTATATAACCGGCAACACTTCATGGGACTCGGCGAAATCACCGCTAACCAGGAAATAATGGCCAAGCGTTTACTGTCGAATAGTTATTGGTCTGAAATGACGGTATAA
- the lon gene encoding endopeptidase La → MEPLATNPFELPADVIALVPMRNVVLFPHVLMPITVGRMRSIATIEHALQSKTPIGIVLQKDAAVDNPGLEALCGTGTIANIMRHMTSDDKTHHVVCQGVARFHIEELVEGYPFIAARIKRIEESAPITTQTEALALQLRERAIEILSLLPGVPAELAHALQATRAPSDLADITASLLDAEVSEKQMLLETIDTEERLQKVLHILSRRIEVLRLSQEIGERTKEQMEDRERKYLLREQLKAIQKELGEDGDNDQEITQLDEAITKAGMPGDIETQTRKELHRLQRMPGASSEFSMLHTYLEWMTELPWRLPEEAPIDLNSARQILEADHFGLERIKQRIIEFLAVQKLKPHGRAPILCFVGPPGVGKTSLGQSIARALQRSFVRVSLGGVHDEAEMRGHRRTYVGAMPGNIVQGLRKAGARNCVMMLDEIDKMSASMQGDPSAALLEILDPEQNSTFRDNYLGVPFDLSRVIFIATANVIDNVPPPVRDRIEIIDLPGYTQEEKLQIALRYLVQRQSEANGLREDQCTLTPEALQSIVANYTREAGVRQFEREIGRVMRNVALRIAEGKQQQVRIGVSDLDAILGAEKFEHELALHTDLPGVATGLAWTPVGGDILFIEATRINGSGRLILTGQLGDVMKESAQAALTLVKARASDLNIPLALFDGIDVHMHVPAGAIPKDGPSAGVAMFIALASLFTNRPVRHDVAMTGEISLRGLVLPVGGIKEKILAAQRAGIQTVLLPARNQKDLRDVPEATRMAMQFVLLETADDAMQAALHQTANPMPASGFKLV, encoded by the coding sequence ATGGAACCACTCGCCACAAACCCATTCGAGTTGCCTGCCGATGTCATTGCATTGGTACCGATGCGCAACGTGGTGTTATTTCCGCATGTACTGATGCCCATCACGGTCGGCCGGATGCGATCCATCGCCACCATTGAGCACGCGCTGCAATCCAAAACGCCGATCGGCATCGTGCTGCAAAAAGACGCCGCTGTCGACAATCCGGGATTGGAAGCACTGTGTGGCACCGGGACAATCGCCAATATCATGCGGCATATGACATCCGACGACAAAACACATCACGTCGTATGCCAGGGCGTGGCGCGTTTCCACATCGAAGAACTGGTCGAAGGATACCCGTTCATCGCCGCACGCATAAAGCGCATTGAGGAATCGGCGCCCATCACCACACAAACCGAAGCACTGGCACTGCAATTGCGCGAACGCGCCATTGAAATTTTATCGTTATTGCCCGGCGTACCAGCGGAACTTGCGCACGCTTTGCAAGCCACGCGCGCGCCTTCCGATCTGGCCGACATTACCGCAAGTCTGCTCGATGCCGAAGTGAGCGAAAAACAAATGCTGCTCGAAACCATCGATACCGAGGAGCGGCTGCAAAAAGTGCTGCACATTCTGTCGCGCCGCATCGAAGTTCTGCGCTTGTCGCAGGAAATCGGCGAGCGCACCAAAGAGCAAATGGAAGATCGCGAGCGCAAATATCTGCTGCGCGAACAGTTGAAAGCGATTCAAAAAGAACTCGGCGAAGACGGCGACAACGATCAAGAAATCACGCAACTGGACGAAGCCATCACCAAAGCCGGCATGCCGGGCGATATCGAAACACAAACACGCAAAGAATTGCACCGCTTGCAGCGCATGCCGGGCGCATCGAGTGAATTCTCGATGCTGCATACTTACCTGGAATGGATGACCGAATTGCCGTGGCGGCTGCCCGAGGAGGCGCCGATCGACCTGAATAGCGCGCGGCAGATTCTGGAAGCGGATCATTTCGGGCTGGAGCGAATCAAACAGCGCATCATCGAATTCCTCGCGGTACAGAAACTGAAACCGCACGGCCGGGCGCCGATTCTGTGTTTTGTCGGACCACCCGGTGTCGGCAAAACATCGTTGGGCCAAAGCATCGCACGCGCGTTGCAGCGTTCGTTTGTGCGCGTCTCATTGGGCGGTGTGCATGACGAAGCCGAAATGCGCGGCCACCGCCGCACTTACGTCGGCGCGATGCCGGGCAACATCGTGCAAGGGCTACGCAAGGCGGGCGCGCGTAATTGTGTCATGATGCTCGACGAGATCGACAAAATGTCCGCCAGCATGCAAGGCGACCCCTCCGCCGCCCTGCTGGAAATCCTCGATCCGGAGCAGAACTCGACGTTTCGCGATAATTATCTCGGTGTGCCGTTCGACTTAAGCCGGGTGATTTTCATCGCCACCGCGAATGTGATCGACAACGTGCCGCCGCCGGTGCGCGACCGCATCGAAATTATCGATCTCCCCGGTTACACGCAGGAAGAGAAACTGCAAATCGCCCTGCGTTATCTAGTGCAGCGGCAAAGTGAAGCGAATGGCCTGCGCGAGGATCAATGCACGCTGACGCCCGAAGCGCTGCAAAGCATTGTGGCCAACTACACCCGTGAAGCCGGTGTGCGCCAGTTCGAGCGGGAAATCGGCCGGGTCATGCGGAACGTGGCACTGCGCATTGCGGAAGGCAAGCAACAGCAAGTGCGAATCGGCGTGAGCGATTTGGATGCGATCCTGGGCGCGGAAAAATTTGAACACGAACTCGCGCTGCATACCGACTTACCCGGTGTCGCCACCGGTCTGGCCTGGACACCGGTGGGCGGCGATATTCTGTTCATCGAAGCCACGCGCATCAATGGCAGCGGAAGACTGATTCTGACCGGGCAGCTCGGCGATGTGATGAAAGAAAGCGCGCAAGCCGCGCTCACGCTGGTCAAAGCGCGCGCCAGCGATCTCAACATTCCGTTAGCGCTGTTTGACGGCATCGATGTGCACATGCACGTTCCGGCCGGCGCGATTCCCAAAGACGGACCGAGCGCGGGTGTGGCAATGTTCATCGCGCTCGCTTCGCTTTTCACCAACCGGCCGGTGCGACACGATGTCGCCATGACCGGTGAAATCAGTTTGCGCGGCTTGGTATTGCCGGTCGGCGGCATCAAGGAAAAAATACTCGCGGCACAGCGCGCCGGTATTCAAACCGTGTTGTTGCCTGCACGTAACCAGAAAGATCTGCGGGATGTTCCGGAAGCAACGCGCATGGCGATGCAGTTTGTTTTACTGGAAACCGCCGATGACGCCATGCAAGCAGCATTGCATCAAACCGCCAATCCGATGCCAGCATCCGGATTCAAGCTTGTTTGA
- a CDS encoding Hsp20/alpha crystallin family protein, with the protein MSRIVRRSPLPGDLARLDPFMNMDDWFKGFGLRPFSGEPETAPLIRIDVKENDKTYTVRAEIPGVSKDDIKVQVDGNRVSISAETKKEKEEKEGDRVICRECYQGSSYRSFTLHSAVDESKTEAKYKDGILELTLPKINGSGARKIAIK; encoded by the coding sequence ATGTCAAGAATTGTCCGCCGTTCTCCACTACCCGGCGATTTAGCGCGCCTCGATCCCTTCATGAACATGGACGACTGGTTCAAAGGATTCGGTTTACGCCCATTTTCCGGTGAACCGGAAACCGCGCCGCTGATCCGGATCGATGTCAAAGAAAACGATAAAACCTATACCGTCCGCGCCGAAATCCCGGGAGTCAGTAAAGATGACATTAAGGTGCAAGTCGACGGTAACCGGGTTTCCATCAGTGCCGAAACAAAAAAAGAAAAAGAAGAGAAAGAAGGTGACCGGGTGATTTGCCGCGAATGCTATCAAGGCTCCAGCTACCGGAGCTTCACCTTGCACAGTGCGGTTGATGAATCAAAAACGGAAGCCAAGTATAAAGACGGCATACTCGAGTTGACACTACCCAAGATCAACGGATCGGGCGCCAGAAAAATAGCCATTAAATAA
- a CDS encoding NAD(P)-dependent alcohol dehydrogenase, with translation MIKAYAAFKPGGKLEPFEYDPGALGDHDVEIAVEHCGICHSDLSMLHNDWGITQYPFVPGHEVIGTIAAKGAHVNNLSIGQRVGLGWHAGYCMTCHSCLSGDHNLCAQPESTIVGHHGGFADKVRAKAVSVVALPDGLNAQNAGPLFCGGITVFNPLLQYNVSPTAEVAVIGIGGLGHIALQFLRAWGCRVTAFTSSEDKKKEALAMGAHDVLDTKKPSELAAAAGRFDLILTTVNVKLDWNAYIATLRPKGRLHFLGVPLEPLDINVFPLIANQCSVSGSPVGSPAGIATMLRFAAQHKIEPVIEVFRFDQVNEALARLASGQAKYRIVLSHP, from the coding sequence ATGATTAAAGCGTATGCGGCGTTTAAGCCTGGTGGAAAACTCGAACCTTTTGAATACGATCCTGGCGCATTGGGCGATCACGATGTTGAAATCGCGGTCGAGCATTGCGGCATTTGCCATAGCGATTTAAGCATGCTGCACAATGACTGGGGAATCACCCAATATCCCTTTGTGCCGGGGCATGAGGTTATCGGCACCATCGCGGCCAAAGGCGCGCATGTCAATAATCTATCAATAGGTCAGCGCGTCGGCCTGGGCTGGCATGCCGGTTATTGCATGACGTGCCACAGCTGCCTGTCCGGCGACCATAACCTTTGCGCACAGCCGGAATCCACCATCGTAGGCCACCACGGCGGTTTTGCCGACAAAGTACGCGCCAAAGCGGTCAGTGTTGTCGCATTGCCGGATGGCCTCAACGCACAAAATGCGGGTCCGCTGTTCTGTGGCGGAATCACCGTTTTCAATCCGCTGCTGCAATACAACGTTTCCCCCACAGCCGAAGTCGCCGTCATCGGTATTGGCGGTTTAGGACATATCGCACTGCAATTTCTGCGTGCATGGGGTTGCCGGGTAACGGCCTTCACTTCGAGCGAAGACAAAAAGAAGGAAGCGCTGGCGATGGGCGCGCACGATGTGCTGGACACGAAAAAACCAAGCGAACTGGCTGCCGCAGCCGGCCGCTTTGATCTGATTCTAACCACCGTGAATGTCAAGTTGGACTGGAATGCCTATATCGCCACCCTGCGCCCTAAAGGCCGTTTGCATTTTCTCGGCGTACCGCTTGAACCGTTGGATATCAATGTATTCCCGCTGATCGCCAATCAATGCTCGGTTTCCGGCTCCCCCGTCGGCAGCCCCGCCGGTATCGCGACCATGTTGCGTTTTGCCGCGCAACACAAGATAGAACCGGTCATTGAAGTTTTCCGTTTTGATCAGGTCAATGAAGCGCTGGCCAGATTGGCAAGCGGTCAAGCGAAATACCGCATTGTATTAAGTCACCCGTAA
- a CDS encoding CBS domain-containing protein, producing MSVGEICNREVIVIQRDATIVEAAKLMRQFHVGAVIVVEKRDGRQIPAGVVTDRDLVVEVVATELDAAVITVGDIMAAEVFTIKENTPSSEAIEFMRRKTIRRLPVVDESGELTGILTLDDALQLLSEELLDLAKLVRYEQKKETRHRP from the coding sequence ATGTCTGTCGGCGAAATTTGCAATCGTGAAGTCATTGTTATCCAACGGGATGCAACCATTGTGGAAGCTGCCAAACTGATGCGCCAGTTTCATGTCGGTGCGGTCATCGTGGTCGAGAAGCGTGACGGCCGCCAGATTCCGGCCGGCGTTGTGACAGATCGCGATCTGGTGGTGGAAGTTGTGGCAACGGAATTGGACGCAGCCGTCATCACCGTTGGCGACATTATGGCAGCGGAAGTATTTACCATTAAGGAAAATACCCCATCGTCTGAAGCCATCGAATTCATGCGCCGCAAAACCATCCGGCGTTTGCCAGTCGTCGATGAATCGGGGGAATTGACCGGTATCCTGACGCTGGACGATGCGCTGCAATTATTATCGGAAGAGTTGCTCGATCTCGCCAAATTAGTGCGCTACGAGCAAAAGAAAGAAACGCGGCATCGCCCGTGA
- a CDS encoding archease → MSSSYFEHDADIGIIGCGLTIEQSFEAAAHAVFAIITNIEAVQPVIVVALEFEEADLELALVVWLNLILGKARELGMVFSHFHIQHQNDHWHAKAAGEKWRDGLERGVEVKGATLTMLAVKPIGPVWESRCVVDV, encoded by the coding sequence GTGAGCTCATCGTATTTTGAACACGATGCCGACATCGGGATTATCGGCTGCGGCCTGACAATCGAGCAATCGTTTGAAGCAGCGGCGCATGCCGTTTTTGCGATTATTACCAATATTGAAGCAGTGCAACCCGTGATCGTAGTCGCCCTGGAATTTGAAGAAGCCGACCTTGAACTGGCGCTGGTGGTCTGGCTTAATCTCATTTTAGGAAAGGCGCGGGAACTCGGTATGGTGTTCAGTCATTTTCACATCCAGCACCAGAATGATCATTGGCACGCCAAAGCCGCCGGGGAAAAATGGCGCGACGGCTTGGAACGCGGCGTGGAAGTCAAAGGTGCAACGCTGACCATGCTCGCGGTAAAACCAATTGGCCCGGTTTGGGAGTCCCGTTGCGTGGTGGATGTATGA
- a CDS encoding PEP-CTERM sorting domain-containing protein: MILKKLAIAIIATGTLVFGSGVQANTYSFGQLLSGGGPANVHFADLSATDDGGGNWTFTLTTLDLNAIFGTDSFIGSMAVVGTEPTSSSTDLGGGVTVVNPASGGGPGGSFNFRYDFGDGGSSDRLTANESVTWHVSGLGSDPLPIDGQLALHVQATSYTPDSAWYVSPVPEPETYAMLLIGLGLLGTAIRRKK, encoded by the coding sequence ATGATACTAAAAAAACTAGCAATAGCGATTATTGCAACGGGTACTCTCGTCTTCGGAAGCGGTGTTCAAGCAAATACCTATTCATTTGGCCAGTTACTATCCGGTGGCGGCCCTGCGAATGTTCACTTTGCCGATCTGAGTGCTACTGATGATGGCGGAGGAAACTGGACATTTACACTGACCACTTTAGATTTAAATGCAATCTTTGGTACCGATTCATTCATAGGCTCAATGGCAGTGGTAGGCACAGAACCCACATCCAGCTCAACCGATTTAGGTGGAGGCGTGACTGTGGTCAATCCAGCTAGTGGCGGCGGCCCAGGTGGAAGTTTTAATTTCCGTTACGATTTCGGTGATGGCGGGTCATCAGACAGACTGACAGCCAATGAATCAGTAACCTGGCATGTGAGTGGTTTGGGATCCGATCCTTTACCGATTGATGGCCAGTTAGCGCTGCACGTTCAAGCTACATCCTATACACCGGATTCCGCTTGGTACGTTTCACCAGTTCCAGAACCTGAAACCTATGCGATGTTGCTGATCGGATTGGGATTACTCGGTACGGCCATCCGCCGCAAAAAGTAA
- a CDS encoding RtcB family protein: MNLQQLQQLHTYLWTLPQASGDKRAEVLLYGSAPLLESMDDKVLEQIAHVAALPGLVGAAMTMPDAHWGYGFPIGGVAAFDAEQSGIISAGGVGFDISCGIRCLRSNLDVRDAAPYFNQLANRLFATIPAGVGEEGHINLNPKQLDQVLLGGAQWAVKQGYGDAADLDYVEENGCVSGAVPGNVSELAKKRQRGEMGTLGSGNHYLEVQVVERIYDNVTAQAFGLREGQLVISIHCGSRGLGHQIGTDYLVMLAKAASRLGIHLPDRELACAPVKSPEGQQYLGAMNAAINCALANRQILTHLTRDTFADVYPQASLETLFDISHNTCKEEQHEVDGKTRWLHVHRKGATRAFAPGHPKLPTRYRDVGQPVIIGGSMGTGSYILAGVSTNRAFASCSHGAGRAMSRNQALKQWDGRTLINDLERQGILIRTRSMRGAAEEAPGAYKDVDQVAEVTEQAGLARRVAFLRPKVCIKG; the protein is encoded by the coding sequence ATGAATCTACAACAATTACAACAGCTGCACACTTATCTTTGGACGCTGCCTCAGGCATCCGGCGATAAACGCGCGGAAGTCCTGCTGTACGGCAGCGCGCCGTTGCTCGAAAGCATGGACGACAAAGTGTTAGAACAAATCGCCCATGTCGCCGCACTGCCCGGACTGGTTGGCGCAGCAATGACCATGCCGGATGCGCATTGGGGTTACGGCTTCCCCATCGGCGGCGTGGCGGCATTCGATGCCGAACAAAGTGGCATCATCTCAGCTGGCGGTGTCGGTTTCGATATTTCCTGCGGCATCCGCTGCCTGCGCAGCAATCTCGATGTGCGCGATGCGGCGCCCTACTTCAATCAACTGGCCAACCGGTTGTTCGCTACGATCCCGGCAGGCGTCGGCGAGGAAGGTCACATCAATCTCAACCCAAAACAACTCGATCAAGTGTTGCTGGGCGGCGCGCAATGGGCTGTAAAACAGGGCTACGGCGATGCCGCGGATCTGGACTATGTAGAAGAAAACGGCTGTGTCTCCGGCGCGGTGCCGGGTAACGTATCCGAGCTGGCCAAAAAACGCCAGCGCGGCGAAATGGGCACATTGGGTTCCGGCAATCATTATCTGGAAGTTCAGGTTGTGGAACGCATTTACGACAACGTGACGGCGCAGGCTTTCGGTCTGCGCGAAGGCCAACTGGTGATTTCCATCCACTGCGGTTCGCGCGGACTCGGCCATCAGATCGGCACCGATTACCTGGTGATGCTGGCTAAGGCGGCCAGCCGTCTCGGCATCCACCTGCCCGACCGGGAATTGGCCTGCGCTCCGGTCAAATCGCCGGAAGGCCAGCAATATCTCGGCGCGATGAATGCCGCGATCAATTGCGCTTTAGCCAACCGGCAAATCCTGACGCACTTGACGCGCGACACCTTTGCCGACGTGTATCCTCAGGCCTCACTGGAAACGCTGTTCGATATCTCGCATAACACCTGCAAGGAAGAACAGCACGAAGTGGACGGCAAAACCCGCTGGCTGCATGTGCACCGCAAAGGCGCCACGCGCGCTTTCGCACCCGGACATCCCAAACTGCCGACCCGATACCGCGACGTGGGGCAACCGGTCATCATCGGCGGCAGCATGGGTACCGGTTCTTACATTCTCGCAGGCGTCAGCACCAATCGGGCTTTTGCCTCATGCAGCCACGGCGCGGGCCGCGCCATGAGCCGCAACCAAGCATTGAAACAATGGGATGGCCGGACCTTGATCAATGATCTCGAGCGGCAAGGCATCCTGATCCGCACCCGTTCGATGCGCGGCGCGGCGGAAGAAGCGCCAGGCGCTTACAAGGATGTCGATCAGGTGGCCGAGGTCACGGAACAAGCGGGACTGGCGCGCAGAGTCGCTTTTCTGCGCCCCAAAGTATGTATCAAAGGATAG
- a CDS encoding acyltransferase — protein sequence MMHISHKKEIRSHTSLRGWAAMMVVFVHFRYYLHSSIDPDEITLYFYKGYLWVDFFFILSGFVMAYVYDIEHPRRYSMRDTLHYLIARIARIYPLHFITLVATVLFFTLLALINWGLGKEACCLFDDSLRTPESLAANLFLIHSWGMFDWVTWNFPSWSLSAEFFCYLLFAALLTISGDNRMLALVVLSCIAVLFYCLCMATDSDVNDNFRLSTIRAASAFTIGMLLFLARHTVSALPDRYLTSIQIVASIALFLSLHFGVTDVLVIGLMALIVLVTWEDRGYLCTCLDTRGLHTIGVLSFSIYMWHYLVQFVAKQDWESITGLPVESSVTGSILFVAGMFGSAISIAIWSYRHLEMPTRKWINFRLTGLLEAKSAPGWQLAWIPGERRR from the coding sequence ATGATGCATATCTCACATAAAAAAGAAATCCGTTCGCATACTTCATTGCGCGGTTGGGCAGCCATGATGGTTGTCTTCGTTCATTTTCGATACTATTTGCATTCATCGATAGATCCCGATGAAATCACTCTGTATTTTTACAAAGGCTACCTCTGGGTTGATTTCTTCTTCATTCTCAGTGGATTCGTCATGGCCTATGTATATGACATCGAACATCCCAGACGCTATAGCATGCGCGACACTTTGCATTATCTGATTGCCCGGATCGCCAGAATTTATCCCTTGCATTTCATTACATTGGTGGCAACTGTACTTTTCTTTACGCTGCTGGCACTGATCAACTGGGGATTGGGAAAAGAAGCCTGCTGCTTGTTCGACGACTCCTTACGCACGCCCGAATCACTGGCCGCCAATCTGTTTCTGATCCACTCGTGGGGCATGTTCGATTGGGTCACTTGGAATTTCCCCTCATGGTCGCTGAGCGCGGAATTTTTTTGCTATTTGCTCTTTGCCGCGCTTCTGACCATCAGTGGCGATAACCGTATGCTAGCTTTAGTGGTGTTGTCATGCATTGCGGTGCTTTTCTATTGCTTATGCATGGCGACGGATAGCGATGTCAACGACAACTTTCGTTTGTCCACCATCCGCGCCGCATCCGCTTTCACAATCGGCATGTTGCTGTTCTTAGCACGTCACACGGTTTCTGCTTTGCCGGACAGATACCTGACATCTATTCAGATTGTTGCCTCTATCGCACTCTTTCTTTCGCTCCACTTTGGTGTAACCGATGTTCTGGTGATTGGCTTGATGGCCTTGATCGTGCTGGTGACCTGGGAAGATCGCGGCTATTTATGCACCTGCCTCGATACGCGCGGCCTGCATACGATTGGGGTATTGTCATTCTCTATTTATATGTGGCATTACCTGGTCCAGTTTGTTGCAAAACAGGATTGGGAAAGCATCACCGGGCTGCCCGTGGAAAGTAGCGTAACAGGATCCATCCTATTTGTAGCGGGTATGTTCGGTTCGGCTATTTCGATCGCGATCTGGAGCTACCGGCACCTGGAAATGCCCACGCGCAAATGGATCAACTTCCGCCTGACCGGCTTGCTGGAAGCCAAATCCGCACCCGGTTGGCAACTGGCGTGGATACCGGGAGAGAGAAGAAGATAA
- a CDS encoding phosphoribosyltransferase: protein MIFADRMAAAGKLADALSGYRDKNPLILAIPRGAVPMAKAIAQRLNGELDVVLVRKLRAPGNPEYAIGSVDESGWVYLTEYAARAGADQAYIDQEVSAQLETIRQRRAHYTPGRAPIDPAGRIVIVVDDGLATGSTMIAALHALRNQKTAELICAVPVAPPETLKKLQGKADRIVCLSAPDDFYAVGQFYTDFPQVSDDEVIACLAAAPRQIVG, encoded by the coding sequence ATGATTTTCGCCGACCGCATGGCAGCAGCCGGAAAGCTGGCGGATGCATTGTCCGGATATCGCGATAAAAATCCGCTGATACTCGCTATCCCGCGTGGCGCGGTGCCGATGGCCAAGGCGATTGCGCAGCGGCTGAACGGTGAACTGGATGTGGTGCTGGTGCGTAAGCTCCGCGCTCCCGGTAATCCGGAGTATGCCATCGGTTCCGTCGACGAAAGCGGTTGGGTTTATTTGACGGAATATGCCGCACGGGCCGGTGCGGATCAAGCGTACATCGATCAGGAAGTATCGGCGCAATTGGAAACCATCCGGCAGCGGCGCGCGCACTATACGCCCGGGCGCGCACCGATAGATCCTGCAGGGCGCATCGTGATTGTGGTTGATGACGGACTGGCTACCGGTTCGACCATGATTGCGGCACTGCATGCCTTGCGTAACCAGAAAACGGCGGAATTGATCTGTGCCGTACCGGTGGCGCCACCGGAAACACTGAAGAAATTGCAGGGCAAAGCGGATCGCATTGTCTGTTTGTCAGCACCCGATGATTTTTATGCCGTCGGGCAGTTTTATACGGACTTTCCGCAAGTGAGCGATGACGAAGTGATTGCGTGTCTTGCCGCCGCGCCACGGCAGATTGTGGGGTAA
- a CDS encoding DUF2934 domain-containing protein, whose protein sequence is MPSKVSEGETKKSGTRLSKSEERILAHQVMNSATPLDRQEMIATAAYFRAEKRGFAGNETGALRDWLEAEREVDNELDMFDSGSIDFQFLTIKE, encoded by the coding sequence ATGCCAAGCAAAGTCAGCGAAGGAGAAACCAAGAAATCCGGAACAAGGTTATCAAAAAGCGAGGAGCGGATACTCGCGCATCAGGTCATGAATTCAGCAACACCGCTTGACCGCCAGGAAATGATCGCCACTGCGGCTTATTTCCGGGCCGAGAAGCGCGGCTTCGCGGGCAATGAGACGGGTGCCCTGCGCGATTGGCTTGAAGCTGAGCGGGAAGTCGATAATGAGTTGGATATGTTTGATAGCGGCAGCATTGATTTTCAATTTCTCACCATTAAAGAATAA
- a CDS encoding BCAM0308 family protein, which produces MSTKNAHPGFHQITRHDGVFQEKIHDAYQIKSKLPEPTVCPLCSAVFHKGRWQWLAAPVNAHEHNCPACQRIQDQYPAGFLTLHGDFFHAHRDEIMHLMQHVEKQEKTEHPLKRIMAMEIKDHEVLITTTDIHLARGIGEAIHDAYQGELEFHYNAAENLLRVHWSR; this is translated from the coding sequence ATGAGCACAAAAAACGCACACCCTGGCTTCCATCAAATCACACGGCACGACGGTGTTTTCCAGGAAAAAATTCACGACGCCTATCAAATCAAAAGCAAGCTCCCCGAACCCACCGTTTGTCCGCTTTGCAGCGCTGTATTTCACAAAGGCCGGTGGCAATGGCTTGCTGCACCGGTCAATGCGCATGAGCATAACTGTCCGGCCTGCCAACGCATTCAGGATCAATACCCGGCTGGATTCCTGACCTTGCACGGTGATTTCTTCCACGCACACCGGGATGAAATCATGCATTTGATGCAGCACGTTGAGAAACAGGAAAAAACCGAGCACCCGCTGAAACGGATCATGGCCATGGAGATAAAAGATCACGAAGTGCTGATCACCACCACCGACATTCATCTCGCGCGCGGTATCGGTGAAGCCATCCACGATGCGTACCAGGGTGAGCTGGAGTTTCACTATAACGCAGCGGAAAACCTGTTGCGCGTGCATTGGTCACGTTGA